Sequence from the Nerophis ophidion isolate RoL-2023_Sa linkage group LG10, RoL_Noph_v1.0, whole genome shotgun sequence genome:
CTTGATAAAAATAGTCCTATTTTAAAATGTGCCACAAATTTAACCATGCTGTCTTTCTACAGATGTGACATAAACTGTCTACTCTAACCTGGAGCAGGTGAGTCAAAGCTCACTTGATAAAGTAGTTTCCTTGGTGATGAGATCTGCACATGTCTTACGCCTTGTGTAAATGCCAGACCTGCAAAGGTGAACCCACTGGCGTTGCCAGGGCAACAAGGGGACAGCTTGTTGGGGTTTCCAACTGTCTGAAAGGAAACTGCTGTAACAATTTTCTATCAGGAACTGCTACTAATGAGATATTTGCAGGTTGATTGCCGCCATGCTGTTTGCTTCAGCTGTGAGTTGAGGTGAGTACATGTTTAATGGTATAATACAAGGAAACATTCCAGATGGTTAGGAATCAGTTAAATTTTTTAATCATTGGAAAAACTCCTTTACGCATTTTAAGAAACTGTGCTCCCCTGAGGAAATGTCAGCGCACTGGCACTATTAGGTTTAAGAACATGGTGAAAAGCAACTAGACAGAACTTGCCTTCTGAGTAAAGAATTGATCGCTATAACTTAATTTACTATAACTGCTGTAGTGTTCACTTGTGTTTAAGAGCACACTGCTGTTAGATggtgacaggtgtggacaatattagAAATGTAGAAATGGGTCCCACAAAGGATACATTGAGGACAAATTTGATGCTTTTATTTTAGATGTGAAATTAATTGTCCTTAACGAGTTAATGCCACGAGGAAAATGCTGCAGGCAATCTGTACAGAATGttgccacaacttgtttatatATAGTGTAAGTTTACCTGGATGGTCATTTCATTCTTAATTTTGTCTTATTAAAGATCAATCAACCctagcttatatatatatatatatatatatatatagatatatatagatatatagatatatatatatagagatagagatagagatagagatagatatatatatatagatagagatagatatatagatagatatatagatagagatagatatatagatatatagatagatatatatatatatagatatatatcctTAATTACTATTACATGAAGCTGTCACATTCACAAGAGGTGGAGGAAAGAattgatttttagatgcatcacaaTTAGGACATGATTATATAATTTTAGTAAACGATCGATTGTAAAGTAACGCGGATTCGACCAGCTCCTTTTATATAACAGGGCACTTACattccagttttgcacactttCATCAATTAAAAGGGGATTTACCTTTCACAAATGCACTTTAGTTTCAAGTGAATTTAAAACGGCATCAACATGCACCATCAATTTTTGATGGAATTGTAAGGTGACCAAAGATTCTCACCACGTTCACACCCAACACTTAATTAAATTGTGATTCAACTTTAAAATTTTTGCCTTAATTATGCAGCCTTGTTTCAGCATAAGTACTTTTCTGAGCACATTAAAATACTGCAATTAATAATTGCtgtgataagaaatgttcatactGCTATGTTTTGTGGAAATGATTTTCTTATACCGCCCCAGTCTGAAGATTCATGACTGATTGGTAACATTACTGATCCACATCAATTTAACCAATTGTCCATACCTGAGTTAACCTTTTTAAATAATGGGAGTTTTGTCACCAAAGAACGGTTTGTGTTGCAGATGAAACTCCAAGCTTCCCATCTTGTTTGCCAGGTGTGTATGATGTCCCTCGTTGCTGACATGTTTTGTGGAAGTGATTATTTCTTATACCGCCCCAGTCTGAAGATTCATGACTGACTGGTAACATTACTGATCCACATCAATTTAACCAATTGTCCATAGCTGAGTTAACCTTTTTAAATAATGGGAGTTTTGTCACCAAAGAACGGTTTGTGTTGCAGATGAAACTCCGAGTTTCCCATCTTGTTTGCCAGGTGTGTATGATGTCCCCTGTTGCTGTCATGTTCTTTTGTGGACGTGATTATTTCTTATACCGCCCCAGTCTGAAGATTCATGACTGACTGGTAGCATTACTGATCCACATCAATTTAACAAGTTGTCAATCGCTGAGTTAACTTAAAATAATGAGTTGTGTTACTTTAGGTtggtgtacagtatgttgcaGATTAAACGTCATCAGCCCAGCTTGTTCAGCAGGTGTGTATGATTCAGTGCTTTACTTTCTGTAGGATAGTGGAAATGATGACTCATTCAGCCTCAAAGAAGGAACAATTTCTCCATTTGACCCAGTCATGGCACTGAGAACCCTGTATGCAGGTGTAAGGTGACCCGCTGGTGTTCTGTGGAGAAATGGCTAGCCTAATGACAAATGTTGTGCTCTGATCCATTGCCAGTTATTTGCAACGTAAACTCTTGCTTTTGCGAGgaattaaaatatataacatgatttattttttttagggacGTCTGACTCTGCTCCTAGCAGTCTTTATTTGGTAAGTAGGTATTGTATGTTGCCATGAATTGGCTTGCTAAATAGAAGTGATAAGCTTAATTTTACTGCCCCAGTCTAAGTTGAGTGATCTGTTCGCAAACAAGCATTTCAAGCCAGGGGggactaaactttttttttactggaggCTACATTGGGATAAAAGAGAAATTTGGCAAAGTCCTGAAAGCTGACAATATGTAAAGTAACTGTGTACTTCATTATAATTGGTTATTAAATAACCAGaccttttcaaagttttttttttttttttctttgtatctaaatatcaagcagctaaatgaGTGGAGATTGCTCCTGCGTATGAAGGAATTAAAAGTtctagcttattttatttttaaatcttgcttTTGGCCGGAATTAAACTTTAAGAACTTCTGACCTATCACTGGTGTATTTCAAATTTTAACTATTCACTGACATCCTATTCCATTGACTTTTCCCATTTCTTTTGCAGATGTGACATTGGCCAGAATTTACTAAATATggattgtttttaaaataaaacaagtaaATATGTCTTGTGTCCTTTTTATATTGACTGTGACAGAATTATGATAgaacaaaagggaataagcggtaaacaATTGAATGGATTGgttatttaaagtcctactgaaactcactactacccaccacacagtctgagtttatatatcaatgatgaaatattaacattgcaatacatgccaatacgtccattttagttcactaaattacaattttaaatttcccaggccTTTTGTCATAAACGTAATGGTGTGTCTGCAAGACGTCataggttttaaggaaatatgagtgcTGCATACACACACAGTTTAAAGTCAACTGCTTTTAATGAAATAATTACACTAtttgagatctgtgttgctgaaacttttgcagtTTAATAtttgagaagtcacagtagaaagatggagtttggaagctttagccacacaaacacacggtaattccttgtttaaaattcctggaggtgaaactttcctatggatcagagtgcggtcaagccaacatggatccttaccaaaagtcaaccagcaggtttcggtgagaaaatagtggttaaaaagtcagttctttcTGGAGAAAAGCAGAGCTTGTGCCGTCCTTAGCTGCCATCGCGTTAAGACATTcttcagactatcaggtactatttaactcactaaaacactagcaacacaatagaaaagattttccagaattatcctagtaaatgtctctaaaaacatcggaatttgtcccaatgcaatcgcgttttttttttgttaaactttttttttttttcctggtccgtcgctatcaatctcAAAAGTTTCACCTTCGTttaatacaggggtcgggaacctttttggcggagagagccatgaaagccaaatatttaaaaatgtatttccgtgagagctgtaaaatatttttaaacaccAAATCCAACTAAataagtgcatttttaagtaggaccgACATttgttagagtataataagtctcttattctctATAATACCATTGCTATTCTGACGCTAACCAATAAACTTACattattgcaacttcttgaacaggatggaaggattaaaatgcatgagaatgttttatattttgaaagttaaCACTGATTACCGGCGGGATTATTCATTACCTATTGtagctaaaatttatctgagtaccagatgcagtcatcgaaagagccacatctggctctggagccataggttccctacccctggtttaatatGGGGAAATattgttttctcggtctgaatagcactttttgttggaggctcccattaaaaatgtgactatgtgaggagcccccacgtgtgacatcgtctgcgactactggtagaggcagggcatttttcTTAACACCGAATGTTGCGATTTTTAAtcgtgttctctactaaatcctttcatcaaaaatatggcaagatcgtgaaatgatcaagtatgacacatagaatggacctactatccccgtttaaataagaaaatctcatttcagtaggcctttaattggcaTATAATATAACAGTTTCATTAGAATTGTGACAGTCTTTCAGTCTGCAGTAAAGATCCTTGCAGCAATATCTTCTAGCAACCAGTCCACTCCTGGCAGAAGGTTGTGTCCTGTCACTGCACTGCAACCAATGATGCACCAGTGGTGGTTTTTGATTTCGTTCAGGCCCAAAGCCTGCAAATTTATAGTTTGTTTTGAGAACATTGTtgggaaggggggaaaaaaagcactaACCTCTTGGATTGCATCTTTAGACAAAGCACCAGGTAAATCCTGCTTGTTAGCAAACACCAACAAAGTAGCACCTAATAATCTCTGCAAAGAAAAAACGGCACATCAaaattgatttaattgaagaTGCAATCACCGCCTGAGTGACCTCTTCCAGCAGCAGTTTGTGGAGCTCCTGCCTGCAGTCCTCCATGCGTTGTCTGTCTGCACTGTCCACCACCCACACCAGGCCGTCTGTGCTCTCGAAGTAGTTCCTCCAGTACGAGCGCAGGGACTTCTGACCGCCCACGTCCCAAATGTTCAGCTTGAAGCTAAAACGATGCAAAACATGAGTGGGTTTACGTGCTCCATGAACCGGAAGTGAAATGCTCTTATCTGCGTCTTTGCAAGATGAGCGCCTTACTGTCTGTGCTCCAGCGTGATGATCCTGAAGCCAAGTGTCGGCGGGATGGTGCTGATGTCCTCGCCGTTCAACTTCTTCACCACTGTGGTTTTCCCCGCGTTGTCCAAACCCCTGCGTGAGCCAGGTCAGGGAATCCAAGGCCAGATGCTGACTATCGTGCTGTTACAAAATGCTTACTTTAAACCCTTACGCACTTTCCAAATGTAACTTATTTGCCACTAGTACACGCAATCATGTGTTGCTAATTGCCATGCACGGATAAAGCAAGTACACGCAGCTTTAATGCTACTGTTAGCTCTGCCGGCACACTCAAAGGATACAATATCAGCAGTCTCATCTCCCGCTCTTTCTGCTTCATCTTCTTCAAAATAGTCAGTAATCCCATCGCGATGGTGTCTCGGTTTGCCGATCAATACAAGCGGCTGTTCTTGATGCTGCTTTCTGCTGTTCTTAGCATCTCTTTTGTAGAAACGGTCGGCAAGAAAGCAGCCACTTGCCAGCTCTATAAGTCCCGCCCCCTACGCCGCGTccgattggtccaattttcacaTGGCCCAAGTTGATTGATCAAAGATGACGTCGCTTTATGCATTAAAAAGTGCGGTCGTTGCACGACGCTGTTTCCTGTTATGCGCCCTCTTGTGGCCATAGTACCAATTACAACAAATTGGAATTTATGAATAAATGTTTACATACAATAcgaatatatttttttgcttgaATGTATTGCATCGTGCTGTTTACAACTCCTAAAAATATtattacatgtatacatacatagacaaACATGCGATTCAGAGGGTTATAAAGTCTACACAAAAAATAATCTACTGCCCCCTGCCCCCTGCCCCTCTGAGGGATTTACACAACACCCGTTgcctcaacaaagcaaaaaacattaccaaggacagcacacaccctggcttccacctgttcgacttgctaccatcaggcaggtgcatcagagccagaacaaacaagatcagagacagcttctttcccaaagctgtcaccatgtagaactttaaaggcctactgaaacccactactacccaccacgcagtctgatagtttatatatcaatgatgaaatattaaaattgcaacacatgccaatacggcctttttagtttactaaattgcaattttaaatttcccgggagtttcttgttgaaaacgtctaatgatgacgtgtacgcaagatgtcacggattttcaggaagtatgagcgctgcacacagctaaaagttgtctgctttaacggcataattagtattttggacatctgtgttgctgaatcttttgcaatttgtacaattaatattggagaagtcacagtagaaagatggagttgggaagctttagcctttagccacacaaacacacggtgattccttgtttaaaattcctggaggtgaaactttcttatggatcagagcgcggtcaagccaaaatggatccctaccgaatgtcaatcagcaggtttcggtgagaaaattgtggttaaaaagtcagttcttacaggagaaaagctgagcttgtgccgtcgactcccctgagacactgcgcgtggagacacccttccgactatcaggtactatttaactcactaaaacactagcaacacaatagggatttcccagaattaacctattaaatgtgtctaaaaacattggaatccgtcccaatgcaatcacgttttttctttttttttttttcctagtccgtcgctatctatatcaatatcttcaaacacgaatctttcatcctcgctcaaattaatggggaaattgtcgttttcttggtccgaatagcactttttgttggaggctcccattaaaatcaatgtgaatatgtgacgaGCCCCCACATGtgtgacgttatcgtctgcgacttccggtagaggcaaggcatttctcttagcaccgaaagttgcaaactttatcgtggatgttctctactaaatcctttcagcaaaaatatggcaatgtcgcaaaatgatcaagtatgacacatagaatggacctgctatccctgtttgaataagaaaatctcatttcagtaggcctctaacttataataataataattcacccctatacaatatcatgccctaataccctactgtgcaatactacccttcgagtgcaatacgtccgacactaattgttatttattacttcggtactcttgtcttgttctgtatattgtacagtattttgtatttctatagtgttttgtatattgtacaggatggcttattatttttattggatagtagtctgtttatttccattgttagtttttttcctttattacctcttgtgttatttatttcacccacatttgttcccactaccacaccttaaattggagtctttaatctcgttatatgcaaatataatgacaataaagtccattccatTCTATTATGTATGTTTTGCTGGTGCTACTTTCAGTGCGTAAACACATTTGTTAATGCAGCTAactatccatttctaccgcttgtccctttt
This genomic interval carries:
- the arl2 gene encoding ADP-ribosylation factor-like protein 2 — translated: MGLLTILKKMKQKEREMRLLILGLDNAGKTTVVKKLNGEDISTIPPTLGFRIITLEHRHFKLNIWDVGGQKSLRSYWRNYFESTDGLVWVVDSADRQRMEDCRQELHKLLLEERLLGATLLVFANKQDLPGALSKDAIQEALGLNEIKNHHWCIIGCSAVTGHNLLPGVDWLLEDIAARIFTAD